One window of the Anopheles cruzii chromosome 2, idAnoCruzAS_RS32_06, whole genome shotgun sequence genome contains the following:
- the LOC128268815 gene encoding uncharacterized protein LOC128268815, translated as MGAPPAKKPLVNRNLISLKIVLFLFYGALGCLHPYLQKHMTLTGLNYYESHLVTLIAPLVAILGPLIIAPLVDRLAGRSGSSFGKRLRLLASLCMILSVVLYSVLFFVVPRVEREESSRSMVSFACDYDGAIIFQQRCSEERTCYQWKREKIGHLTLTNCSYTCQKPVEFENLNHPYTKGLVLALSTESSVEDEDYDLSDEPLPAPENFKLQPRVEVDNTPIPVPHICEHKGDRERELCHAYTSAATSLKLATVLRSAVNEENETHSAEWCRYPLDGFSCEIPEKQITWMKLLTNSSNCTPKVECEVADPYDDEESVLSESVCMKIVGDPELTFWSYLVLRSLGDAFLLAVIVLLNAATIIATRETSSGRGDFGRQIVWGAIGWAISYFALGWFFETYYGYVGLALLAALVLLVSSGMPLTPPEMWWHTKCGMVAIPMSAIRRYGPETAGLCLVTLILGTFWAVLDNYEGVLVKTYDIHPLAEDYYGEVWSAFIVLGALLTIPVLWYAEKIVDFCGHSNILITAITTFILRFSLLASTDVTWWRVVIDFLYPVTLGLTWLTIVFYMRHIIPRRVITTGQALPVIFHFCLGRFLGALIGMWTTIEHLIVTFQALAITACVISVIYFLLYHLVLAPRCAARLHHEPSATALHITGPEASANGQQQQQGPAQGQQQPVQTNGSYQPLRIYHNYRGRKGHFRY; from the exons ATGGGTGCGCCACCTGCCAAGAAGCCGCTGGTCAACAGGAACCTAATATCGTTGAAGATTGTCCTCTTTCTCTTCTACGGAG cCTTGGGATGTCTGCATCCGTATCTGCAGAAGCACATGACCCTGACCGGGTTGAACTACTACGAGTCGCACCTGGTGACACTGATTGCGCCACTGGTGGCGATCCTGGGACCGCTGATTATCGCTCCGCTCGTCGATCGACTCGCCGGCCGCTCGGGATCCTCGTTCGGCAAGCGATTACGCCTGCTGGCCTCGCTCTGTATGATCCTCTCGGTGGTCCTCTACTCGGTGCTGTTCTTCGTTGTGCCGCGCGTCGAACGGGAAGAGTCTAGCCGGTCGATGGTGAGCTTCGCCTGTGACTACGATGGTGCCATCATCTTCCAGCAGCGCTGCAGCGAGGAGCGAACCTGCTACCAATGGAAACGAGAAAAG ATTGGCCACCTGACGCTCACGAACTGCTCGTATACTTGCCAGAAGCCGGTCGAGTTCGAGAACCTGAATCACCCGTACACGAAGGGTCTGGTGTTGGCTTTGTCCACCGAGAGCTCGGTCGAGGACGAGGATTACGATCTGAGCGATGAGCCGCTGCCGGCACCGGAGAACTTCAAACTGCAGCCACGGGTAGAGGTGGACAACACGCCGATCCCGGTGCCACACATTTGCGAGCACAAAGGGGACCGCGAGCGGGAGCTCTGCCACGCGTACACCTCGGCCGCGACCTCGCTCAAGCTGGCCACGGTGCTGCGGAGCGCGGTGAACGAGGAGAACGAGACGCACAGTGCCGAGTGGTGCCGCTACCCGCTCGACGGGTTCTCCTGCGAAATCCCCGAGAAGCAGATCACCTGGATGAAGCTCCTGACGAACTCTTCGAACTGTACGCCCAAAGTGGAGTGCGAAGTGGCCGATCcgtacgacgacgaggagagCGTGCTGTCCGAGAGTGTTTGCATGAAA ATTGTTGGTGACCCGGAGTTGACGTTCTGGTCGTACCTGGTGCTCCGGTCGCTGGGCGATGCGTTCCTGTTGGCCGTCATTGTGCTGCTGAAtgcggccaccatcatcgcgaCTCGGGAGACTTCCAGCGGACGCGGAGACTTTGGTCGGCAGATCGTGTGGGGTGCCATCGGGTGGGCCATCTCGTACTTTGCCCTCGGCTGGTTCTTCGAGACGTACTACGGGTACGTGgggctggcgctgctggccgccCTCGTGCTGCTGGTATCTTCCGGTATGCCACTGACGCCACCGGAGATGTGGTGGCATACCAAGTGCGGCATGGTGGCCATCCCGATGTCGGCCATCCGTCGGTACGGGCCCGAGACGGCCGGACTCTGCTTGGTGACGCTCATCCTGGGGACCTTCTGGGCCGTGCTGGACAACTACGAAGGGGTGCTGGTCAAGACGTACGACATTCACCCGCTGGCCGAGGACTACTACGGCGAGGTGTGGAGCGCGTTCATCGTTCTCGGGGCCCTGCTGACGATCCCGGTCCTGTGGTACGCGGAGAAGATTGTGGATTTTTGCGGCCACTCGAACATACTGATCACCGCCATCACGACGTTTATCCTGCGCTTCTCGCTGCTCGCCTCCACCGACGTCACCTGGTGGCGCGTGGTGATTGACTTCCTCTACCCGGTGACGCTCGGGCTCACCTGGCTCACGATCGTGTTCTACATGCGGCACATCATTCCGCGTCGGGTCATCACCACCGGCCAGGCATTGCCGGTGATCTTCCACTTCTGCCTGGGCCGCTTCCTCGGGGCGCTGATCGGAATGTGGACCACCATCGAGCACCTGATCGTGACGTTCCAGGCGTTGGCCATCACCGCGTGCGTCATTTCGGTCATCTACTTCCTGCTGTACCACCTGGTCCTGGCGCCACGCTGTGCCGCTCGGCTGCACCACGAACCGTCAGCCACCGCGCTCCACATCACGGGCCCGGAGGCAAGCGCTAAtggacagcaacagcagcaggggCCGGCGcagggacagcagcagccggttcAGACGAACGGAAGCTACCAGCCGCTGCGAATCTATCACAACTATCGCGGGCGCAAAGGACACTTCCGTTACTAA